A region from the Flavobacterium enshiense genome encodes:
- a CDS encoding winged helix-turn-helix transcriptional regulator — translation MAKKKAYCDCLDTVKPVRDTLDVINGKWKLPIIISVGVGNERFTDIQESIAGLTPKVLAKELKDLEQHQLIKRIIIDDYPIKISYKLETYADTLTPIIYALKDWGLNHKKKIFTKE, via the coding sequence ATGGCAAAGAAAAAAGCTTATTGTGATTGTTTAGACACGGTAAAACCTGTTAGAGACACACTTGACGTAATTAATGGAAAATGGAAATTACCAATCATTATTTCTGTTGGAGTTGGCAACGAAAGATTTACAGATATTCAAGAAAGCATTGCTGGCTTAACACCAAAAGTATTGGCTAAAGAACTTAAAGATTTGGAACAACACCAACTTATCAAGAGAATAATCATTGACGATTATCCCATAAAAATATCTTACAAATTAGAAACTTATGCCGACACATTAACGCCAATTATTTATGCATTAAAAGATTGGGGTTTAAATCACAAGAAAAAGATTTTTACAAAAGAGTAA
- a CDS encoding DKNYY domain-containing protein, translating to MTFLISCNSHEIDGNKVYYVSWNEGTGKNKTLIQGADAETFKELEHSDYAIDKNNVYYEAGKLKDANPKTFVSLLDYYGKDNRFAYYGGAKINGAESKTFEIIDKGPYSKDKKDYYYDTIALKVSDLKTFQILNKESSFGDWAKDKNFYYLSGKKHPLADYMSFEIIGNGYAKDKVKVYFQDSVVVNADPNTFKTIDYAYGQDKKYRFDGSKKLNIKDPNSFELLNFGFTKDKLHVYKNDSVVKNADPKTFEIIDWKWEKDKSTCYYQGKPMPNVDRKTFQTLQNNYSKDINNVYYYENVVQGADPKTFKVDDYTYIGKDKFGCYNAGKKVPCN from the coding sequence ATGACATTTCTAATTAGTTGCAATAGTCATGAAATTGATGGCAATAAAGTTTATTATGTATCTTGGAATGAAGGAACTGGAAAAAACAAAACCTTAATTCAAGGAGCAGATGCTGAAACTTTTAAAGAACTTGAACATTCAGATTATGCAATTGACAAAAACAATGTTTACTATGAAGCTGGAAAATTAAAAGACGCCAACCCTAAAACTTTTGTTTCTCTTTTAGATTATTATGGTAAAGACAATAGATTTGCTTATTATGGTGGTGCGAAAATTAATGGTGCTGAAAGTAAAACATTTGAAATAATAGACAAAGGACCATATTCTAAAGATAAGAAAGATTATTACTATGATACAATTGCTTTAAAAGTTTCAGATTTAAAAACATTCCAAATTTTAAATAAAGAATCTTCATTTGGAGATTGGGCAAAAGACAAGAATTTTTACTATTTATCTGGAAAAAAACATCCATTAGCTGATTACATGTCATTTGAGATAATAGGAAATGGATATGCTAAAGATAAAGTTAAAGTCTATTTTCAAGATAGTGTTGTAGTAAATGCCGACCCAAATACTTTCAAAACGATTGATTATGCGTACGGACAAGACAAAAAATATAGATTCGATGGAAGCAAAAAATTAAACATTAAAGATCCAAATTCATTTGAACTTTTAAATTTTGGCTTCACAAAAGATAAGCTGCATGTATATAAAAATGACAGCGTTGTCAAAAATGCTGACCCAAAAACTTTTGAAATAATTGATTGGAAATGGGAAAAGGACAAATCAACTTGTTACTATCAAGGAAAACCAATGCCTAATGTTGATAGAAAAACATTCCAAACACTTCAAAACAATTACTCAAAAGACATCAATAATGTATACTACTACGAAAATGTTGTTCAAGGGGCTGATCCAAAAACATTTAAAGTTGACGATTACACTTATATCGGTAAGGACAAATTTGGTTGTTATAACGCTGGGAAAAAGGTACCTTGCAATTAA
- a CDS encoding IS3 family transposase → MSKQAYYKRIKADKQREEQVIVIKELIAPIRKKQTRYGGRKLYLDIKDDLEKRDIKMGRDNFFRFLKTHQLLVKKTKQFHITTDSKHFFYKSPNRIKNITPTHAEQIWVSDITYLKTQEKHAYLALVTDIYSKKIMGFKLDTNMKATLVKDALQMALKNRMHKHQNIIHHSDRGIQYCCPEFSEFAQNNGMLLSTTQQYDPYENAVAERINGILKYEFGLLKTLPNLVLAQKMIKQAVNTYNNERRHYSLDMKTPEFAHKNQMHKYKFYNLN, encoded by the coding sequence ATATCCAAACAAGCTTATTATAAACGAATCAAAGCTGATAAACAGCGAGAAGAACAAGTTATTGTAATTAAAGAACTCATTGCGCCTATCAGGAAAAAACAAACCCGGTACGGTGGAAGAAAACTGTACCTGGACATTAAAGATGATTTGGAAAAGAGGGATATAAAAATGGGAAGAGATAACTTTTTTAGGTTCTTGAAAACACATCAGTTATTGGTTAAGAAAACTAAGCAATTCCATATCACAACCGATTCCAAACATTTTTTCTATAAATCGCCAAACCGAATTAAGAACATCACTCCTACTCACGCGGAACAGATCTGGGTCAGCGATATAACCTACCTTAAAACACAAGAAAAACACGCTTATTTGGCTTTGGTAACAGACATCTATTCCAAGAAAATAATGGGGTTCAAACTCGATACGAATATGAAAGCTACATTAGTGAAAGATGCTCTTCAAATGGCTTTAAAAAACAGAATGCATAAACATCAAAACATCATTCATCACAGCGACAGGGGAATACAGTATTGCTGTCCCGAGTTCTCCGAATTCGCGCAAAACAACGGCATGTTACTCAGTACAACCCAGCAATACGACCCTTATGAAAACGCAGTAGCGGAGAGGATTAACGGAATTTTGAAATATGAGTTTGGTTTATTAAAAACATTACCTAATTTAGTCTTGGCTCAGAAAATGATTAAACAGGCGGTAAACACATACAATAATGAAAGAAGGCACTACAGCTTAGATATGAAAACACCTGAGTTTGCACACAAAAATCAAATGCATAAATACAAATTTTACAACCTGAATTAA
- a CDS encoding helix-turn-helix domain-containing protein has product METTRKQPCRKNEYQKISFDLKLSIIDEINNGQISVNYAAKKYGISRSSIDYWRKKLSNFTSKSKAMSKNDEIKKLRERIEELEFIKDFQQDIIADFEVTTGLDIAKKSLPETLVKEIEKKKRNLLK; this is encoded by the coding sequence ATGGAAACAACAAGAAAACAACCCTGCCGAAAAAATGAGTATCAGAAAATCAGTTTTGATCTCAAACTTTCCATCATTGACGAAATTAATAATGGACAAATCTCTGTAAACTATGCTGCCAAAAAGTATGGCATTTCTCGAAGTTCCATTGACTATTGGAGAAAGAAATTATCTAACTTTACATCCAAATCCAAAGCAATGAGCAAGAACGACGAGATTAAAAAACTAAGAGAACGTATAGAAGAACTGGAATTTATTAAAGACTTCCAACAAGACATCATTGCTGATTTTGAAGTAACCACAGGACTGGATATCGCAAAAAAGTCGTTGCCCGAAACATTAGTAAAAGAGATAGAGAAAAAGAAAAGAAACCTTTTAAAGTAA
- a CDS encoding DUF5958 family protein — protein sequence MINSFAQERISLEQILVWFDNLNLKKQSEAISRARLCLEQSHPNTETIEKAVELIPLKPTVTPIILLKTKVFKEALQKIILLPENEYRKAFITLISVFKVADTFRRNTWCKEGCNHEWHNLDEILN from the coding sequence ATGATTAACAGTTTTGCTCAAGAAAGAATTAGTCTTGAACAGATTTTAGTTTGGTTTGACAATCTAAATCTAAAAAAACAAAGCGAAGCTATTTCTAGAGCAAGATTGTGTTTAGAACAATCTCATCCAAATACAGAAACTATTGAAAAAGCAGTTGAATTGATTCCTTTAAAACCAACTGTAACTCCAATCATATTATTAAAAACTAAAGTATTTAAAGAAGCTTTACAAAAAATTATTTTACTTCCCGAAAATGAATATAGAAAAGCATTTATTACTTTAATTTCTGTTTTCAAAGTTGCAGATACATTCCGAAGAAATACTTGGTGTAAAGAAGGCTGTAACCACGAATGGCACAATTTAGATGAAATATTAAATTAA
- a CDS encoding DUF4238 domain-containing protein, with the protein MAKFQHKNDHHTTPRCYLKNFSDDGKFIFRKLKEKNKFGKENLDLQKPISLKSATVNDNFYTIKKSIEPMMVETIFYDFEVENYYDNLYKKLISNDSEIIITMEERTRLLMFFLSLHCRTPKQFDIFFKNIPKELAHEMDIIKEEYKAGHIGKTLLEFIKKHDYKIFKVAKLSDNSEFLTSDNPFLIVNSEGHLKNMEFREQFNEQNKFIIPIDTKHCLIMTNATDRNGISIEGKVFYNKIERMSVDCNFAQTINFLTVENAEKLIFGSEKYIKAFFSFIKFE; encoded by the coding sequence ATGGCAAAATTTCAACATAAAAATGACCATCATACAACTCCGAGATGTTATTTGAAAAACTTTTCAGATGATGGAAAATTTATATTTAGAAAGCTAAAAGAAAAAAATAAATTCGGAAAAGAAAATCTTGATTTACAAAAACCAATTTCTCTAAAAAGCGCTACTGTAAATGATAATTTTTATACAATAAAAAAAAGTATTGAACCAATGATGGTTGAAACTATTTTTTATGATTTTGAAGTTGAAAATTATTACGATAATTTATATAAAAAATTAATCAGTAACGATTCAGAAATAATAATCACTATGGAGGAAAGAACCCGTTTATTGATGTTTTTCCTTTCCTTACATTGTAGAACTCCAAAACAATTTGATATATTTTTCAAAAATATTCCAAAAGAACTCGCACACGAAATGGATATTATTAAAGAAGAATACAAAGCAGGACATATCGGAAAAACTTTACTTGAGTTTATAAAGAAACACGATTACAAAATATTCAAGGTTGCGAAATTATCAGATAACTCAGAGTTTTTAACAAGTGATAATCCTTTCCTAATTGTCAATTCAGAAGGACATTTAAAAAATATGGAATTCAGGGAACAATTTAACGAACAAAACAAATTCATAATTCCAATAGATACCAAACATTGCCTCATAATGACTAATGCTACAGACAGAAATGGAATTTCAATTGAAGGCAAAGTCTTTTATAATAAAATTGAAAGAATGAGCGTTGATTGCAATTTTGCTCAGACCATTAATTTTCTAACTGTTGAAAATGCTGAAAAATTAATTTTTGGTTCGGAAAAATATATTAAGGCATTTTTTAGTTTTATAAAATTTGAGTAA
- a CDS encoding LamG domain-containing protein, with protein MNFNLKKISLLLIFTSLFSCNDNDTNETSKTQASCLSTNLQNGVIAFYPFSNGSINDFSGNNYHLTNTTTASSGPDRAGNLNCAYNFISANGDFLKYTNPTFLDNFQNSPFSISLWYKPTGNNWSFETLIGRTYTTNCPNSAFGQWSINLHDCRKAAFEANQNVIWDDYFNSNGCDETTADLSNVWQHIVVSYDGTSNVKLYRNNVLTTQTSSTNSNCSSSILGDLFLGKNYTGLLDDVIIYNRILTQTEMTELYNLQACCQ; from the coding sequence ATGAATTTCAACTTAAAAAAAATTAGTCTATTACTTATTTTTACTTCACTTTTTAGTTGTAATGATAATGATACAAACGAAACTTCAAAAACACAAGCTAGTTGTTTATCTACAAATTTACAAAATGGGGTCATCGCCTTTTATCCTTTCAGTAATGGTTCAATAAATGATTTTTCAGGAAACAATTATCATTTAACAAATACAACTACAGCCTCGTCTGGACCTGATAGAGCTGGAAACCTTAACTGTGCTTATAATTTTATTTCTGCGAATGGAGATTTTTTAAAATATACAAACCCAACTTTCCTAGATAATTTTCAAAACTCCCCTTTTTCAATTTCATTATGGTATAAACCTACTGGGAATAATTGGAGTTTTGAAACTTTAATTGGTAGAACTTACACAACAAATTGTCCAAATTCAGCTTTTGGACAATGGTCTATTAATCTTCACGATTGTAGAAAAGCTGCTTTTGAAGCAAATCAAAATGTTATATGGGATGATTATTTCAACAGTAACGGTTGTGATGAAACCACTGCCGATTTATCAAATGTATGGCAACATATCGTTGTATCGTATGATGGTACTTCTAATGTTAAACTGTACAGAAACAATGTTCTAACTACTCAAACATCTTCTACGAACAGTAATTGTTCCTCTTCAATTCTGGGAGATCTATTCTTAGGTAAAAACTATACAGGATTATTAGATGATGTAATAATTTACAATCGTATTTTAACACAAACTGAAATGACTGAACTATATAATTTACAAGCTTGTTGCCAATAA
- a CDS encoding NADPH-dependent F420 reductase, with protein MKIGIIGTGAIGGTIAKKMIAAGHQVKVSNRDVFEELEKKANEIGALPASLMDVVKNVDVVILSVPTIAIPDLPKNLFEESPQNLIIVDTANYYPFRDGEIEELKAGKVESEWVSEQIGRPVIKAFNNLLAQSLVSGNENIAMAISGNDENAKKIVSGLVKDAGFDFVDAGLLSQSWKHQPGTPAYCTELNSSDLKEALENADKKTAPQIRDLAILDLMKFTTQPTHEEVVAFNRNLFAKNPKSI; from the coding sequence ATGAAAATAGGAATAATTGGCACTGGTGCTATTGGTGGCACAATTGCAAAAAAAATGATTGCGGCAGGTCATCAAGTTAAAGTTTCAAATAGAGATGTATTTGAAGAATTAGAGAAAAAAGCAAACGAAATCGGTGCTTTGCCCGCTTCGTTAATGGATGTTGTAAAAAATGTAGATGTTGTTATATTATCTGTTCCAACTATTGCAATTCCTGATTTGCCAAAAAATTTGTTTGAAGAAAGCCCACAAAATTTAATTATAGTCGATACCGCAAATTATTACCCTTTTCGAGATGGCGAAATTGAAGAACTAAAAGCTGGTAAAGTTGAAAGTGAATGGGTTTCCGAGCAAATTGGTCGTCCTGTTATAAAAGCATTTAATAATCTTTTAGCTCAAAGTCTTGTTAGCGGAAATGAAAATATTGCTATGGCTATTTCAGGAAATGATGAAAACGCAAAAAAAATAGTATCTGGCTTGGTCAAGGATGCAGGTTTTGATTTTGTCGATGCAGGGCTTTTGTCGCAATCTTGGAAACACCAACCTGGAACACCTGCTTATTGTACAGAATTAAATTCGTCTGACCTAAAAGAGGCACTCGAAAATGCTGACAAAAAAACTGCTCCACAAATTCGTGATTTGGCAATTTTAGATTTAATGAAATTTACCACGCAACCGACACACGAGGAAGTTGTAGCGTTCAATCGTAATTTATTTGCTAAAAATCCGAAGTCGATTTAA
- a CDS encoding DUF2971 domain-containing protein encodes MLYKYRGNSEYTDKIFTDQNVWLSNAKGLNDPFECTIQEIAKEYINEQVKIMKEAHLMGFAHSARLKPDPTTNAVARKIRKASSLDEKHKIMQDAYLKYSGVRITNPIDTFRNFDKQIQNVGIFSLTEDPLNELMWAHYGENSYGIAIGFSKSEGTILDNEEKCIKVEYSDELPKFDSNGFILETSLYPNGTNKQQIAFHDPTFRKAISTKSKSWTYEKEWRYIEPNPGTYPLPSQITEVIFGLRAQEETKQKYYSLVQNLPNAEEIKFFKVEKIKNSNKLELVEIMDSR; translated from the coding sequence ATGTTATATAAATATAGAGGAAATTCAGAATATACAGATAAAATTTTCACAGATCAAAACGTGTGGTTATCTAATGCTAAAGGATTGAACGATCCTTTTGAATGTACTATTCAAGAAATAGCAAAAGAATATATTAATGAGCAGGTAAAAATCATGAAAGAAGCACATTTAATGGGCTTCGCTCATAGTGCTAGGTTAAAGCCAGATCCTACAACTAATGCTGTAGCAAGAAAGATAAGGAAAGCAAGTAGTTTGGATGAAAAACATAAAATTATGCAAGATGCATATTTAAAATATTCTGGGGTAAGGATAACAAATCCAATTGATACATTTAGAAATTTCGACAAACAAATTCAAAATGTCGGAATATTTAGCTTAACGGAAGATCCACTAAATGAATTAATGTGGGCTCACTATGGTGAAAATTCATACGGTATTGCTATAGGCTTTTCAAAATCGGAGGGTACTATTTTAGATAATGAAGAAAAGTGTATAAAAGTTGAATATTCAGACGAATTACCAAAATTTGATTCGAATGGTTTTATATTAGAAACGTCATTATACCCAAATGGAACAAATAAACAACAAATTGCATTTCACGATCCAACTTTTAGAAAAGCAATATCTACAAAATCTAAATCTTGGACTTACGAAAAAGAATGGAGATACATAGAGCCTAATCCGGGGACATATCCTTTGCCAAGTCAAATTACTGAAGTCATTTTTGGATTACGAGCACAAGAAGAAACGAAACAGAAATATTATTCATTAGTACAAAATCTGCCTAACGCAGAAGAAATTAAGTTTTTTAAAGTTGAAAAAATAAAAAACTCTAATAAACTAGAATTAGTTGAAATTATGGACAGCCGCTAA